Below is a genomic region from Miscanthus floridulus cultivar M001 chromosome 1, ASM1932011v1, whole genome shotgun sequence.
acgaacagggtgattACTTATCGTTGACTCATTGACGCAACGCTTTGCTTGGTTTGCAGAATAGCATACATGGATTTCAAGGACCCAGATTCCTTGAATAAAGCATATGAGCTGAATCCTGAATGGAACCGACCTCGGTGGCTACAGCTTGATGAAGCGAAGCCGAGACCCGATAACAACACGGACGTCGGCTTCAGTGGTGGGTGTGGCAGCAGAGGAGGGAGGAGTGACAAGGTGCGTGGTGGTGGCCGTGGGCGTGGATTTGGAGGCCGTGGTGGCCaggtgttggggacctaatactgggatacccaatgaggtggaactaataactaTCGAACGTTGAtacttccggtcagacaagaacgctactacgctccttgcccgaacgatggaagattggttccgcctcgcccgacccccgagggctagactccgcctcgcccgatggataagggctggctccgcctcgcccgacgtccgagggctagccccgcctcgcccgacgaccgagggcaggctccgcctcgcccgacgaccgagggcaggctccgcctcgcccgacgtccgaggacaGGCCCCGCCTCGCCCAAACGTCCGAGGGCAGGCCCCGCCTCATCCAaatgtccgagggcaggctccgcctcgcccgacgactgcaccctgctccttcgtAAAGACGAGCACAGGatacgataggacattcgagtcaaccgcagtatcgagggccatgccctgcatgcctgcaggaaggtactGTCAGGATACGACGGACGAGCGCTTTAGGCCCTTTCCGAcctgacagagcccgaacagtgttgtaggcgccgacttttgtcccacagtgttgtaggcgccaccaccagccctcggacgcggatactaacacaagcatgcgataaccactacgatccaagacagaactcacatcatctacagtgacagacgtatggtcacttccccatctactccccGAAGTGACGTAGCTTGGCTCTCTAGCACGCCACACCATCCGCCGGCgtaggatgggatgcacccacttgctgacagaggccagggcacggccctataaggatcaacgaacacgccatccctgacacggctgccatgttagcagggcaggcacacgGGCAAAGGAAGATccggctccctcgaaggaccttctctacctttgattttttcctctttctcccatccgTAACCCTTGCACCCCcttgtctataaaagggaggacatgacaccccactaaagggaccgatCGTTTTGATACACAACACACAGTTAAGcaacaaccgagctcttggcgtcctttcgacctttccatcagagacttgggacatgtccctcttcgaccgtttgtacccctactacgaacctttttcggtactaataacacgagcagcagcaaactggacgtagggatattctgtccgaaccagtataaaccttatgtcatttagtacaccatccgagcctaacgcgcaacaattataaatttactagttggtgtttgttcgaaacaccgacaccaggGTACGCCTAGTACAGGTAAAACAATTACTTGggttaagaattgttttgccgaATTAATTTCTATCCAGTTGGAGTTATGTTTGCTGTGTCCGCTTGATTTGGAACTGGGTTCAAACTTTGCAGGAAAGAAGACAGCATTTGGTGATGACGACTGAAGATCCATGGCTAGCGATTTATAGTGAAACTCAAACTATATTGTACCTTTCAGACTTCTGAGGTCGGGGGACAGGACGGGCTGCGGTGGCTGTGGTAAGAGAAGAGGCGCCGATGCCcgatgctccatgcatgcgtcggCAGCGCCGTCGGGCCGAGTAGCCGTCCCTTGGGCCCTGGGCGGAAGGGAGGATTCCTGAGTTTGTTGGGCTGGGCCGAATGCTCACGTGACGTGGACTGGCTTCTCGACCTGTTGAGTGTTAGAACTTGGGCTGTAATGGCTGCACATGCAGAATAAAATGTTTTCTGATTGTTTACGATCAGGTTGTCGGGTCTGTGCGCGGGTTAAGACTTAAGATATTAGATCTCGTTGCGAGCGGCAAGTGGATTTTTCCGGTCTTCAAAGCCACATTTGTGAGGGTGTTCGCTTTCTTTGTTGTCTCTGTAGTCTGATCTTCAAGCTCCGACAGGTACTAGACTTGCGAAAAAAAAGATCGATTTGATTTTCGATGTACTCTTATTCTTTAAGGACGTTTCATGTCTTTTTGTCCATTGTTTGTACTAGCCTTTGTTTTCCTCTGAGATATATCACATGCGAAACATTCttctgtcaaaaaaaaaatcagtccATGTTAGACCCTATTTACCTCGGGAAAAAAAGGTGGCCCGCACTCATCCAACAGGAAGTGTATGGTTTAAAAAATAATTCATTATAACTTTTCATAAGGTATGCTATTGTCAATTATTCTGCTATTACCGTTAAAAATATTATAGTTTTTTAATAATATTTTAGCACCGCTAATCATAACCAAGTATATATTCATTCTTTTGTCTAGAGACTACACTGTCTCTTCTTTAAATTCTTTACTTATTATAAATGAGGTAATTAACCATTGCATAGTTATTGAACTATTGAATGTTGATCGCAGCAGTAAGTATGTTGATTGATATGACCAATATATGTCAAGTAAATGACTTGGAAATATGTTTTGCTAGATCTCGTATATGTATCTGAATATTTGTGTTTCATAAAATTTTGCCTAGTGAGATATTTTCGTACATAATTAATTAAGTATTTTTCATGTTTTCTATAAAACCGTTAAATGGAATAGCATATGTAATAGATTGCTGTAGTTTTTGTTTAGTTTTTGGAAGATGCCAACGCTAGTCCACTATTTGTACCATTGGGTAAGTGGCTTATGATCAGTCGGGCAGTAAAAATGACAGATCTCTACATCCTCAGAAAGGAGTAGCGGCCTATTCGcttgctcgtatctggcttataagccatgtctgacttataagccatgatttatcagccaacgaacaatatttctctcatatcaaaccagccaacggtacttttagccatgacttataagccaaaccagcccaaacgaatagAGCGCAGAATGGAACACACGTTGCTCAACAGAACCATCATACACGGGCATCACTGCCGCTGTACATGTTTTATGCACGGATCACTATCACTATGTACACGAAAACCTACACCTATTACAACGCTTCTGTTCATGGCTAGCAGTTTCAGGTGACTATGCTAGCAGCTCGGCACATTCGATCATGCATCATTCCTTCGCTCGGCAGCTTCACGTGCAACTCCAGCTTCCCGGTGCAGCGATGGCTGCGATGCAAACGGAACGCATTCCAGCTACCCGGCGCAGAGATGCAAACGGTGCCAGCTGCCCAAGGCGATGGtcgatctcctcgccgatgggcACCGAGTAGAAAGACGGCGTTTGCTTCGGCCTGATGAGGTCGACCACACGATCAGAAGCATGCGTCCATGAGGCAGCAGCAGCAAATTGCGGCAAAACCTGCACAGCTGCCACCAGAAAAAAGATGGTGATAGGACATACTGGATCATCAAAAACGTCATTATATCATGTTAACATGCCCCCCGTTGCCGTTCATAAATACAGTAATCATCACGAGTTAATTTTCCTTCTCTATACGAAGTAGCAGGCATGGAAAACCTGACGCTTGTTGGCCGATCATGTCGGCATACGGCTAGCAACAAAAATTTGGCAGCCGTTGCGACCTTTCTTTCGGCCCGCATGGATGGCCCACCTCTCAATGACAGTCCGTCCGGGGACGTGTCAACGGCCCAACAGCACGGCTGTTGCTCCAAATTTCTATCTGCATTTGCACCAAACAGGAGCACGCGCGGCGATTTCTGTTGGGCACGTACCATCCTTCCGCGAACGACGCGCCGGTCTTccggggaggcggcggcggcggcggcggttgcgcGTACGGCGGCGGGTACATCGCCGGCGGCGGCTGGCCGTACGGAGACGCGTACACCGGCTGGCCGTACGGCTGCTGGTACATCGCCGGCGGCGGCTGCCCGTACGGCGACGCGTACATCGGCTGCGGCGGAGGCGGCCCGTACTGCTGGtgacagtggtggtggtggagctccTCCATCCCGCGCTCCGCGTACGGGTCCATCGTGTACCCTGGCACGTCAGGTCAGGTCAAATTGAAAGACACGTCAGCATCTCCAGAGGAACACGACGATGCGCAAGTGTCGGTCGGTCAACCAGTTGGGGATTAGGATCTCAAAAATAAAATGTTGTGGGGTCTGCGAGACTGCGAAACGAAGCCAGCGAGATTCCGCTCGCGGAGACAGTCAGATCAGACAGCATAGTATTCGATCGGAGGAGCATGGCGATCACGAGTGATTGTGATCGGTGGAAATGGATAGTCTAATCTAACAAGGATATGAAAAAAGAAATAGGAGTACGTCGGAGGAGTCGGCGACGACAAGTCACCttgtggcggcggcgggggcggagaCGGGGAGGGGCACGGCGACGGGGGCGCGCCGCCATGGCCCTGGGGATTGTAGTAGCTCATCTTCTCCGCTGGAGCAACGGCAGGATCGGAATTGGAATCGCAGtgtcgatggtggtggtggtgtttgcGTACAATAATCGCGTTGGATTTCGAGAAGAACAGAGAGGGAAACGCGACGAGAGGATGCCGAGGGATCAACAGAGGAAGGAGGATTATGCTAATTTGGTCGAGGGCGATCTTTTTTGTCGACGCAAGCTATAGGCTATTCCTGGCAGGCAATTCGACGGCTCGCTGCGTTGGGCAGGGCTGAGGGCTGACGAGTTGCACTAGTACAACACAATGGCCAGAAGAAAACGAGACGTTCCCATTTCGGAGGCGCGATCCGTCATGTTGCCGCACGAATCTTTTACTCCAGCAGCTGCAGTGTATGGGCGCTAGCCAGGAATTTCGCCGGGCGGCAGGGCATGCATCTGCCCGCCTACGCTACGAACTGAGGATGCCGCAGGCACTTATCATGTCGCCAAAAAGATGCtagctgcactgcactgcactgcactgcacgtgTACGTGCCACAGCCACGCAGCTGCAGTGCAGCAGCGACCAGGGGAAACCCCATCAGCGAACAGCGGGCGGAGCCGTGGATCCGTTCGGGTCAACTGCGCTGTTCGCTGATAAGGTAGGGTTGAAAGGACTGTTGATTAATAGTATTTGTTAACTTAAAAAAAGTACgacttagggtgtgtttagtttgtgaaataaaattttttgggtgtcacatcgaTATGTCAGAAGGATGTCGGGAGAGatttttagatactaataaaaaaataaattacagaacccatcaggaaactgcgagacgaatctaatgatactaattaatcggtcattagcacatgcgggttactgtagcacttaaggcttttcatggactaattaggcttaaaagattcgtctcgcgattttgtcgagaactgtgcaattaggtTTTTTTTGtcacatttaatactccatgcatataccacaAGATTCGATGCGACATTTTGGATGAAAAAACAGGGCCTTAAGCAAACGAACCGAACGACCGCTGCAAGCAAAGGACACCTGTGACCTGTGCCTGCAACACGTCTCCCACACGCTTGCGCTGCGCGTCTTCTCTCTGCAGTACTGCGAG
It encodes:
- the LOC136504767 gene encoding cysteine-rich and transmembrane domain-containing protein WIH2-like isoform X2; translated protein: MSYYNPQGHGGAPPSPCPSPSPPPPPPQGYTMDPYAERGMEELHHHHCHQQYGPPPPQPMYASPYGQPPPAMYQQPYGQPVYASPYGQPPPAMYPPPYAQPPPPPPPPRKTGASFAEGCCAGFAAICCCCLMDACF
- the LOC136504767 gene encoding early nodulin-75-like isoform X1; this translates as MSYYNPQGHGGAPPSPCPSPSPPPPPPQGYTMDPYAERGMEELHHHHCHQQYGPPPPQPMYASPYGQPPPAMYQQPYGQPVYASPYGQPPPAMYPPPYAQPPPPPPPPRKTGASFAEGWFCRNLLLLPHGRMLLIVWSTSSGRSKRRLSTRCPSARRSTIALGSWHRLHLCAG